From a single Apium graveolens cultivar Ventura chromosome 2, ASM990537v1, whole genome shotgun sequence genomic region:
- the LOC141705954 gene encoding alkane hydroxylase MAH1-like: MEVLGLGLFEIAIAVISFYLIRKMRYDDGLPWNWPLVGMVPWIMKTRIRQDAFDIGVADLGRAGGTFLLRGPWFANTDMLFTTDLANIRSILYDKYEIYQKGSDFKVIFDVFGDGIFNAEGHSWRNQRRHAQVLLNHHQFRNYLTKTSKEKIENGLIVIMDHVANNGHVVDMQDVFQRLSFDTTCMFVTGYDPMSLSPEFPEVPFSKAMDAVEQIIFTRHVVPQSLWKLLRCLSIGFERKMMEAQKTLNDVLYTYISRKRVELRSKGVEYSHENKDEAGGDLLTLYLTEEDKSLDLKNDDKFAKDIVLNHMLAGRDTTSSALTWFLWLVITHPKVEAKIREEIKAITPPDEAQKRRLFSDEELSNLSYLHAALSEALRLYPPVPFQHKEASEADILPTGHHVRPKLRVMVPMYAMARMVHVWGKDCWEFKPERWIGKDGSIKHVPPHKFLSFNAGPRTCLGKNVAYSQLKLVAAALIHNYSFQLVEGHLATPTLSMILYMKHGLKVRVKNR, from the coding sequence ATGGAAGTTCTAGGCCTTGGGTTGTTTGAAATTGCGATAGCAGTCATAAGCTTTTACTTAATAAGAAAAATGCGCTACGATGATGGTCTGCCATGGAACTGGCCATTAGTGGGGATGGTTCCGTGGATTATGAAAACCAGGATTCGTCAAGATGCTTTTGACATTGGTGTAGCTGATCTTGGTCGAGCAGGCGGTACTTTTCTACTCAGAGGCCCTTGGTTTGCTAACACCGACATGTTGTTCACAACTGATCTTGCCAACATACGCTCTATTCTGTACGACAAGTATGAAATTTATCAGAAAGGGTCCGACTTCAAGGTCATATTCGATGTTTTTGGAGATGGCATTTTTAATGCTGAAGGCCATTCTTGGAGGAATCAGAGGAGACATGCTCAAGTCCTTTTAAATCATCATCAGTTCCGCAATTACTTGACGAAAACAAGCAAGGAAAAGATCGAAAATGGGCTAATCGTAATCATGGACCATGTCGCCAACAACGGACATGTTGTGGACATGCAAGATGTGTTTCAAAGACTCAGCTTTGATACAACTTGCATGTTTGTCACAGGCTATGATCCAATGAGCTTGTCCCCCGAATTCCCAGAAGTTCCATTCTCCAAAGCCATGGATGCTGTTGAACAAATAATATTCACACGCCATGTCGTGCCTCAGTCTCTATGGAAGCTGCTAAGATGCCTTAGCATAGGGTTTGAGAGGAAAATGATGGAGGCTCAGAAAACTTTGAACGACGTTCTGTACACTTATATATCAAGAAAACGAGTCGAGCTAAGAAGCAAGGGAGTCGAGTACTCCCACGAGAATAAAGATGAAGCCGGTGGTGATCTCTTAACACTGTATTTAACTGAAGAGGATAAGTCATTGGATCTAAAAAATGATGACAAGTTTGCAAAAGATATAGTACTTAATCACATGCTAGCAGGGAGGGACACAACTAGCTCAGCTCTAACTTGGTTTCTTTGGCTTGTCATAACACATCCAAAAGTAGAAGCAAAGATCCGAGAAGAAATAAAAGCAATCACACCTCCTGACGAAGCTCAAAAAAGGCGACTTTTCAGTGATGAAGAGCTAAGTAACCTGTCTTATTTGCATGCTGCACTGTCGGAAGCTTTAAGGTTGTACCCTCCAGTTCCATTCCAGCACAAGGAAGCCTCTGAAGCCGACATTCTTCCTACTGGTCATCATGTTCGTCCAAAATTGAGAGTGATGGTTCCAATGTATGCGATGGCCAGGATGGTCCACGTTTGGGGAAAAGACTGCTGGGAGTTCAAACCGGAGAGATGGATTGGTAAGGATGGAAGTATAAAACATGTGCCGCCTCATAAGTTTCTGTCGTTTAATGCAGGGCCTCGGACCTGCCTGGGGAAAAATGTTGCTTATTCTCAACTTAAACTGGTTGCTGCTGCATTAATCCATAATTACAGCTTTCAGTTGGTGGAAGGACATCTGGCGACTCCTACTCTCTCCATGATTTTGTATATGAAACATGGATTGAAGGTTCGGGTTAAGAATAGATAG